In the Ictalurus punctatus breed USDA103 chromosome 7, Coco_2.0, whole genome shotgun sequence genome, one interval contains:
- the sdr16c5b gene encoding epidermal retinol dehydrogenase 2, with product MNFFLETLKVLSLSVVYYLEAFFRLFVPVRRKSVEGEVVLMTGAGSGLGRIMALEFARLGARLVLWDIDEAGNLETARLIKETHGARAHTYTCDCSSREEVYKVADRVKREVGDITILVNNAGIVTGKKFLQSPDSHIEKTMEVNSMAHFWTCKAFLPAMIAANHGHLVSIASSAGLIGVSGLADYCASKFAAVGFAESMALEMLAIGCDGVKTTIVCPFFINTGMFDGANTKWPRLMPILEPDYVCRKIVDAVRRDQVYLYLPRSIYLSIALKNILPVKLGVLLGEYLGAFDFMAKFKGHGKKSN from the exons ATGAACTTCTTCTTAGAGACTCTGAAGGTTCTCTCGTTGTCGGTGGTCTACTACCTGGAGGCGTTTTTCCGGCTGTTTGTGCCGGTGCGGAGGAAGAGTGTTGAGGGAGAGGTGGTGTTAATGACCGGAGCTGGATCTGGACTCGGCCGGATCATGGCGCTGGAGTTCGCGCGACTCGGCGCGCGCCTTGTGCTCTGGGACATCGACGaggcggggaacctggagaccgCGCGCCTTATCAAGGAAACACACGGCGCGCGAGCGCACACCTACACCTGCGACTGCAGCAGCCGAGAGGAGGTGTACAAAGTGGCGGACCGG GTCAAACGTGAAGTGGGTGACATCACTATTCTGGTGAACAATGCCGGCATTGTCACAGGGAAAAAGTTCCTGCAATCTCCAGACTCGCATATAGAGAAGACTATGGAGGTCAACAGCATGGCCCATTTCTGG ACGTGCAAGGCTTTTCTCCCAGCGATGATTGCTGCAAACCATGGCCATTTGGTCAGCATAGCTAGCTCAGCTGGCCTTATCGGTGTCAGCGGACTGGCAG attACTGTGCTAGCAAGTTTGCGGCAGTAGGCTTTGCAGAGTCCATGGCTCTTGAGATGTTGGCTATTGGCTGTGATGGAGTGAAGACCACCATAGTGTGTCCCTTCTTCATCAACACTGGAATGTTTGATGGAGCTAACACAAA gtggCCGAGACTCATGCCCATTTTAGAGCCGGATTACGTGTGTCGAAAAATTGTTGATGCTGTTCGGAGAGATCAAGTCTATCTATATCTGCCTCGTagcatctatctatccatcgcTCTAAAGAA tATTTTGCCTGTTAAATTAGGAGTACTGCTTGGTGAATATTTAGGAGCATTTGACTTTATGGCTAAGTTCAAAGGGCATGGCAAGAAGAGCAACTGA